CCCAAGCGGCCGCCCCAGGTCCCAAGCGGGCGCCTGCACCTCCAGGCGGTTGCCCCACATCCCAGGCGGTCGCTTGGACAGCTTCTGGAAAATTCCAATTTCTGgtcctgattttgctgatttcttcacacaactccccgcaactgattttaagtacttccctaggcttattttaATGAAATCCCCCTAatcgcaagttataccctgaaatgcaaaaacactagaaaaacacatcaaatacacaaaatacttgattttaagacatcaattcaagccattataagacgttctaagtggtataaaatgccactcatcaatgtttctctgagaaataTATTTTTGCTTAGTCTATTGTTGTTGTAgtttttgttctacttgctacacttggtttatatatcaccaagtttacatagagAAATACAAGATAATAAatcaaaacctatcaagtctaactctatgctgcttcactactctattccagcatctttgaaaatcttcataacttgcatggaaatggtaatgcttctttgttctcaaaaccttGCTAAACagactgccacattcctttttcaaACACTCGATGTATAtgaatgtgttgtcactgtcaacatctatttaaattgatcatccatctggtacatgcttgtcatccgtcgggtagccttgttgatcatccgccgggtagctttgttgatcatccatcggatagCCTTTTATCACTTGattccatttcatttatgcataattacaagacatcttatatttacatttaatcaacctattctgcacatctactagcagtctacatgattcataagctactacagaatttatacaaagttgtttgcagaaatgtgctacatgacttattgttatacaagctactcacccgatggatatcaattagtcatccgtcgggactatattgaatcatccgtcgggactataattgatcatccgtcgggtgctacaaaattcactaagttaaatctactaaggtgttttgtttagcttatcatcaagtacacaacatattcctaacatgaCCTCCATCAATGGATGGTCCAAGCCTCACTCCATCATCATCTAGAAGATTATCCTCTAATTAAATCATGCAAAGAAATTAAGTATTACAGAATTCAAAACCTACTTTCATACATGATCAGCTTTAAGTGGCTAGTTTCAAAATGTTACTTTATCATCACAAAGTTACCCTATGATAACATAAAATTGTAGCACCAAATATTTGGTCAAGTTATTTTTTAACTTGtatgaattttaaattattatgtCACTATTGTTCACCAACATTATCtttcaatttttctttttttttaagaTTCAGTTTCATGATTATTTCTTTAGTATTTTTGTACAATGTTGTAGTTTATTAATAAAATTACTCATTATCTCCAAATGTGCTTAGTACAACAATTTTACGACATGATGGTTCCTTGTTACTCATTTTTTAAGAATGTAATTTCAATTATTAATCTTAAAATTCTTCTACTAATTTTGAAaagaataaaaaaatatatttgtaatgtTATACAACTTAAAAATATCTCGGTTACACTTGAAATTACATGCCATAGAATTGTATCAATCCAAGGTAATATGTATTATTACTTGGGAAAACTTATTTTAAAACTCTTTTgctatttattaaataaataaaactcatTACAACCATTTTTTGAACATTTAAAGTTTCAGCTTATATTGCAGACGCTACCATTAAAGTTATATTTTTTGACAGTTAGATTAAAAGATTGACATCTAAATCTTTGAACAATGTAATTGAATTAATGTACATATAATACgatcatatatgtatatatatatatattgtttgtgTTAAATTTAAGTAACTCAATTATCATGtcatatataatatattttttttgttcaGGGCGGCTAGCCATACTCAAGAAGGCAAAGAATTACCACTTACATTTATACATTTATTGGATAATAAAAATTATCAAGTTCATAAATGTTTATTATATTCTATTATTTTTAGTACCACAATCCATTTTATTATACATGCACACTCACATATCTCTTTAAATTACATTTACTTAATGATTtgcttaaaattttataattttaagaGTTATTTGCAAAATTCATCCCCCTGGTTTGGCCAAAATGCGTTTTTACCTATACTTTATATAACTGCACTTTGCATCCCCTAATTATTTTTGGCGCGACAAATTGCACCATTTTCattaaatttgttaaaattctcaggggtattttaggaaattaaaatatttaattataattatattattattaaagtTTTTTGACCCTTTAAATGacaattttcaaaaatatttaaagaaCTGAAGTTGTAGCATACGAAAAAACTTTTCAAAACAATAACAttcaaaaattatcaaaaattttacgaatccaaaattaaattaaatctatacttaataaatttattaaaaagaattataaaaaaatatttcatttttGAACCTTTTTATTTCAGGAAGATCTTTTCATTCCCTACAACTTTCATTCTTCAATTTTTTTCAGAATGTATAATTTAGAGGGTTaaaaaccttaaataaagatttaaaaataattaaatattttaatctCCTAAAATACCCCTGAAAATTTTAACAAAATTAACGAAAATGGTGCAATTTATCGCGCCAAAAATAGTTAGGGGATGAAAGTGCAGTTATGTAAAGTATAGGTAAAAAACGTATTTGGGTCAAATCATGGGAATGCATTTTATAAATAActcatattttaataataaaaatgaattaattTTTTTCCCCGGTGCCTAGCACGGGCAAGGTACTAATTACATATACTATTTAACATTCAGAAAGAATTACATGTCATATAGTACTTAAGAAAAACAGTTTAATTTTCCTTGTACAACATCCCCCACATCTATAATTTTCTGGCTCTGTGCTGCCCATCAATGAAAATTGACGAATGGAAATCTTTGCATGCTAATACTAATGTATCACGCAATCTCGTTTCTTGGGCTTTTGTGTTAGAAGTTCAGGTTTATGATGATTTCCAGATTGCAGATAAACAGAAGATAAACAGAATGCAAGTAACCGAGATTCAAGCATTGCAGTTTGCTCAGATATTTCAGGAAGCTTTCTCAGGTTTAGATAAGGGTTAGGGTTTTATGTATATCTTGTTTGACTGGATAATTATCTCTCCaacttatctcaaacaaaccctATCTTATAAGTCTAGTTTGAATTATTCAAATCCTATCTtttacttgatttatctttttcaaacAACTAACAGACTAGCTTCTCAAGtattcattcaaatattttcaaacaaacttatcttaTCTATCTTATCCTTTGTTTGAAAATAAGTCTGTTAGAACAttgcctataaatacaactcttcatttcagatttgcaactaacactttcacgagaatctttcatcatctgaaatcattttcttgatttcatacccgagatattcatatccagaaaaacaagaaacctagtttgagttgtaatcaatttgtttattcttgtacttgtgtattcatatcaactttgtgccgggtagtggcaagcttgatttcaaagtatagcaaggtagctagaaggctaaggaatagcagtgggctaggtagcaaggtagcttgggaaagggtttctttcaggtgctatatttgtaatcaaggaaaagactgtaagttcttttattaaagttgatataatacattctctatgctagttggcatggggacttggatgtaggccatagactaggtgtaggggccgaaccaagtgaaaacttctggtgtttttacttttcagtttttagcattctgcattttatttctgttatttattttctgcagtgtaattgagactgtcccataccctgtctcatttgtaaagggactgtcccatttgcataagagactgtcccatttgccttgacagttagaatattattttatctatcgagccatcaaATTTCATTTTGATGCTACTTGGTGGTTGGCGGAGATGGTGCAGGGGCCAGGCAGAGTTTCCCAACTCTGACAAAATTTGCATGATTGTTTGCGAGTTCTTGAACCCAATGGCACAAAGTCTAAGTCTGATCTTGACTGAGCTGTTAAAACTGCCGTAAAATTTTTAAGCTTGTTTTCTTCAGACGGTGAAGCTAAGAGCGAGATAAAAAGTATTGAGCATAGAAATTCAAAATGCCAATTGTAAATAAGTTAATGATTCCGGTGAATACTTGGGTCGTTAAATTTTGTCCAGAGTTAACTTCTTTTTATTAAAAGGGGTTTCTTAAGCATATATTTGACAAGCATATGCCAAGTATCTAATACTGTCTCCAAGTTAATATTTATCCCCTATTTTTTAGGTTGAGACAAAAAATGTGTGTGAATATTTAAATATTTGCAATCCATCAAAATTAAAAAcacataaataattttaatatttagtATTCAGTCCGAATCATCTCCGTTGAAAGAAAATTATAGCTGTAATTAGATTTTAATGGAGCAAGAAAAAAAGCTTGTAAACTGAGTACTTGTCTACTTCAAGTAGAAGCAGCCTTGAGGATGACTAATGACTATGATCAACAAGCTTAAAACTTGGTTCAAGCTCATGACGAACTATTAGTAGAGATAAAATTGATAATCATACATTGGGAAATAGTAAAAATGAGTTACCGCAAGTATCAACTCATATTATACACTCACATAGAAATGAAAACTGAAAGTACTGCACAAGTCTAAAGTTCATTTATTGATATCACGAATTCATTCATGCTCTCGGTATGTGATCTTAGCTCAGAAGAAACAAAGATTTTCCAGACACCATACATCTAGATGGGGATGCTTAAGTACTTCAAACTGGAACCGGTTATCTGGCACCACTTCGGTCAACTGATGGGTCATAGGGAATCTTAAAGGATGCAATCTTCAACTGATGCTGATATGCATTTAGCCTATCCGGTCAGCTGACAGTGCAAGAAAATATCAGCATCACGAGTAGGCCTGTTGTAATTACGGtggaagttggtgaaagaaaaaAAGACCAAGTATCTACCCTTTGGAGTTAATGAGAGGCTTCAAATGAGAGGCTTCAACCTCCGTCACTTCCTCCTGTACTGCTTCACATTTTGATACATACTCTGACATGTTCATGCAGGAGCTGTTCTTAGACATTTCAACTTCAGCATATATCCCTAGCTTAGCAGATGAAGGAGCCTCAGTTGTCTCTAGATTTCCCGAGAACTCACTAGGCCTATGAAAAAGCAAATGGGCAACAGTACGGTCAATTTGATTGGTATCAGTCTCTGATTCCGGTGTGATTGCAGCAGACCTGCAAGATGATGGATTTGTACTAAGATTCAGAAAATGTAGTTTGAACAAAATTGTTTATCTACGGAAAAATATTGATCAATGGTAGAATTCTAGTACTGCACAAACTCGTAATAACAAATATGTCAATATTCTAATGAAAAAAGTCAAGTTAGCAAACTATTCATGTTCGCCTAATCTATGCATGATTCATATATATAAACAAAAGTCACATCTGAGGTCAACCATATTTAAGGCACTAGATTTACCTTTCCGAATAAAAACGAGAAACAAAATGAGAGCTTTATCAGATtttcttaaatttatttttttctggAGGATTGCAGTTTGTATCTAACCTGCTAGCTGTATTTGATTCTTTTTCTGGAAGAAATTCAAGATAATTTTCACTTCTTTTCATAGTGCTGTTTGTATCTTTAGCGTATTGTCTTTGCATTGCACTTTGAGCCAATCTACATAAGCTATCTCGAATACAGAGTCTTAGTTGAACGTCTAACTGCGAAAAATATAGCTTTAGCAGTGAACTACAACAGAGTCATGATATGAAAGAGGTACAATATTTGCTAGTCCCCAATAGGCCAAAACTAACCTTTGCAACAACATCCTGAAGCCGACCAAGTATTTCATTCCCCGCTGAGCAGTCATCAGTTGCCATAGCCATTGTACCAGAATAATCCTGTTCCAATGGTGAGTTTGTATCAAGAGTCAAAATTGTACTTGTACCATTGTCAACTTCTAAGTTCCCTCCCATAGGCTGCATCTGATCCGTAATAGTATGATTCTGACAGATGGAATGTTCGGATTCAGAAGTTGGGTGACCAAACTGTTTCTGTTGTTTCTGGATTGCAAGCATAGCTCGCAGTTGTTGTCGCTGCCTCAACTTTTTTATTTTTTCCTGAGGAGTCATCGTCAAAGGGTTTGCTGGAGAACCTGGAGACTCATTAAATTAGTTGATTCACCAAGAGGAATTTCAAAACCAAAACAAAACTGTGACAAGATGGGTGTGACAAGATTGTAAATTTGCATACTTGGATGCCCAGAAGGAGAAAAAAGTGGAGTATTGACGTTATTGTATGGCTGGGATGCAATATCATGAACTTTCGCTTGCTGATTGATTCCCAGAAATGCATAAGACTGGCCAGTCTTTACATATTGGCCTCCAAGTTGCTTTAATTCGTTTTCTGATGAGAACCAGGTCTTGGAAAGATCCTGATATGGTCTAGCTTCACTTTCTTCTCCAGATCTTTTGCAAAGAAAGCAACTCGAGCAACACTATGATGTTCAAAGATAAAGACCAAAGACAAAAATTTTAGGAACATGGATAAGAAGATATTCGCAGATTCTTAGAGCACAAGCAAGAGAAGATTCAATATCTTATATCCATCCATTTACCTATCAGCATATATAAACAATAAAAGTTTCTATTTCAAGCACTGTGGCAAGTTTTATGCTATTGTGATGCATATACAAGTCCTTAATTTTTTGTAATTATCTTTTATTCTAAGAAAATCTTGCCAAGCATATGAATTTCTTTGATTATTACAAGTCTTAAGGTGTTCTGCACAAAACAAGTGGACTAAAACCTGCCCGTTAAATGTTGAACCTCTAAATTACTACATTTGTTAAATGAAACTGTACTTCTAAACCAAAATTCTTTGTATCAGTGATACTCTTGCACTGCCAGACATCCACCACATACAGACTGTAAATAAATTTATCAACCAAGCTCTACAATTTTAACAAAAACGTAAGGAATTCAATATTCAGTAGCAGAGCAATTATTTTGGTGAAAATCTGTGGGCTAATAGGAAATCTGATTTAGGAATCCTTCAAAATCCAGGTAATAATAATTACCTCGGCTGAAAATTCTGCTGGGACAGGGATATTTTGAGTATCGAGATTTGAATCAACTTGTAGAGTCTTGCTAATCATGTCGCTAGCTACCTGCAAGAATTGACAATCAGTAACTGCTGCTTTTATATATACTACACAAGTGTTAATATCTACTGTATCAATAACTACACAAGTGTTAGCTCACCCTAATATGAAAAAAGAAgttaatatataaatttatttatctACTGTGTATACCTTGTCTTGCACAAGTAGATTATTCTTGAATTCTATATGTCTGAGGCGGTTCATGTTTCCAAGCCCATTTTGTGGAACACTTGTGAGATCACTCACATCATCGTATCTTGTGGCAAATGGCTGATCCTGGTCTAGCATGTCCTCTGTTTTACCACATTGCTCCGATATGCTTGGTACTCCAGACCCTAGAGTTGAAAACTCCATGGACAAGTAATCGCGCTTCTCTGGGCTACTAGAAAAGTGTTTGGAAGAGGACCATAGCGCATCAGCATTTCCAAGACTTGTACAGCTAAATTTGGTATCATCACTGCTGCAAAATATCACTTGTGCAGATATATGGTTAGATGGCCTCAATTAGGAACGAAGGATGTGGGGTTAAGATTAAGTATAACGTGTTAAAACTGAAAACATTACAATAATATCTAATTAGGATACGATAGTCCAAAATAAGACAACGGCAAGTGTCAAACCACCAATGGCCAAACAAATATAGTGTCAAACCACCAAAGTAGCATATTAATACTtatcaaaattaaaatatatcTAGACCCTTGATTTGGGCATTGATTCTTCAGTGCAATACTTGAACATTTTAGAAAAAGAATGGTGCACAATTGAGATCTAAGATGTACAGAAATTTAAAAGTTTTCTAAAGTCTAAACTAACACTAGAACTGCAGAATATGTAAACTTACTCTAGTCTAAAAACCTAAGCTATTTACCTAAGTAAAGCGTGATTACGCACATGAGAGTATCAGCTCTATTACTGTAAATTTTCGTTCAAAACAGAATTTGAAGTGAATTGATCTAAATTTATCACGTTGATCTGAGAGTtgatcacacacacacacacccacACCCACACACACACCCACCCACCCACACCCACacccacacacacacactctaTTATAAGTGTTGAATTCCTTTCTGATACAAGATATGGAGATTGTACATTACCTGAAAATTCTATCAAGAT
This sequence is a window from Apium graveolens cultivar Ventura chromosome 9, ASM990537v1, whole genome shotgun sequence. Protein-coding genes within it:
- the LOC141683143 gene encoding protein LNK2-like isoform X1, translated to MFDWNDQELAKILWGEANDSDDHIVPYPTGSEVRLDVSGDLIKKGWNEDIANEKPYKKESVALNELKRVEEEKKSACDKYEGLSAGGHSVDSGNALSLSTMSKSCQDSMDVPVKLYNCTRIFQIPNDDKDSDLIGYGWDNIGSFEDLDRIFSSDDTKFSCTSLGNADALWSSSKHFSSSPEKRDYLSMEFSTLGSGVPSISEQCGKTEDMLDQDQPFATRYDDVSDLTSVPQNGLGNMNRLRHIEFKNNLLVQDKVASDMISKTLQVDSNLDTQNIPVPAEFSAECCSSCFLCKRSGEESEARPYQDLSKTWFSSENELKQLGGQYVKTGQSYAFLGINQQAKVHDIASQPYNNVNTPLFSPSGHPSSPANPLTMTPQEKIKKLRQRQQLRAMLAIQKQQKQFGHPTSESEHSICQNHTITDQMQPMGGNLEVDNGTSTILTLDTNSPLEQDYSGTMAMATDDCSAGNEILGRLQDVVAKLDVQLRLCIRDSLCRLAQSAMQRQYAKDTNSTMKRSENYLEFLPEKESNTASRSAAITPESETDTNQIDRTVAHLLFHRPSEFSGNLETTEAPSSAKLGIYAEVEMSKNSSCMNMSEYVSKCEAVQEEVTEVEASHLKPLINSKG
- the LOC141683143 gene encoding protein LNK2-like isoform X2, yielding MFDWNDQELAKILWGEANDSDDHIVPYPTGSEVRLDVSGDLIKKGWNEDIANEKPYKKESVALNELKRVEEEKKSACDKYEGLSAGGHSVDSGNALSLSTMSKSCQDSMDVPVKLYNCTRIFQIPNDDKDSDLIGYGWDNIGSFEDLDRIFSDDTKFSCTSLGNADALWSSSKHFSSSPEKRDYLSMEFSTLGSGVPSISEQCGKTEDMLDQDQPFATRYDDVSDLTSVPQNGLGNMNRLRHIEFKNNLLVQDKVASDMISKTLQVDSNLDTQNIPVPAEFSAECCSSCFLCKRSGEESEARPYQDLSKTWFSSENELKQLGGQYVKTGQSYAFLGINQQAKVHDIASQPYNNVNTPLFSPSGHPSSPANPLTMTPQEKIKKLRQRQQLRAMLAIQKQQKQFGHPTSESEHSICQNHTITDQMQPMGGNLEVDNGTSTILTLDTNSPLEQDYSGTMAMATDDCSAGNEILGRLQDVVAKLDVQLRLCIRDSLCRLAQSAMQRQYAKDTNSTMKRSENYLEFLPEKESNTASRSAAITPESETDTNQIDRTVAHLLFHRPSEFSGNLETTEAPSSAKLGIYAEVEMSKNSSCMNMSEYVSKCEAVQEEVTEVEASHLKPLINSKG